The Mytilus trossulus isolate FHL-02 unplaced genomic scaffold, PNRI_Mtr1.1.1.hap1 h1tg000343l___fragment_1__unscaffolded, whole genome shotgun sequence genome contains a region encoding:
- the LOC134701808 gene encoding uncharacterized protein LOC134701808 isoform X1, with translation MSGRGKGVRTRRNRVTPYANSAISDRQWDLNNPSNWTSQKFREELDKKGIKTPSSLPKSVLKQLYIENSNTSGITTPQIQQNRTISDNDTSNLLSTEPEVAVTDSGTNVQPLASLDINNIPVPNTSLAEQDTMSVNHQVTSNNTGGITNDIPMQNSNFNSMATMSTMLAHCFSGFQQSLNHFNQNLNKGTNTDSSGFNLQQWYKAQSSTTNHMDQVPNIPIFQTGLQQDLIYPSPTVQQLDARDSSSQHGFQGVRSDSFSNVDIISPILQKQIIEDGPFPQAGSKCSTSTSSVPTQFRSNVVLNKIVHQLWDIAIASKTRSAYETGFKHFERFMLLNNFKFNYLPPISEDILIYFTAYCFHFLKLQYSTIKLYLCGIRYKYLKNNCKDPLESDNNTPLDRLSYILNSVKKLQKPNNKKRLPITFEILEKIIFRLRQGVFTPFIDLMLEAVCTVGFYGFMRCGEFTVLKANQFDPSVNLCIGDIILHKDMIILKLKQSKTDPFRKGVDIQLHKVKNQICPFKILVKYLQVRESLKQGLPSDPLFISQNALALERNYFINCIKQVLSICGFNPDHYNGHSLRIGAATTAGKAHIEDHLVKTLGRWSSDSYCRYIRVSSTSIKYAQELLGKY, from the exons ATGTCTGGCAGAGGAAAAGGTGTTCGCACAAGAAGGAATAGAGTTACTCCATATGCAAATTCAGCTATTTCTGATAGACAATGGGATTTAAACAATCCATCCAACTGGACTTCACAAAAATTTCGAGAAGAATTGGACAAAAAAGGCATAAAAACTCCAAGTTCTTTACCCAAATCGGTATTAAAACAACTATATATCGAAAATTCTAACACAAGTGGGATTACTACACCACAAATTCAACAAAACAGGACTATTTCTGACAATGATACATCCAATCTGTTGAGTACAGAACCTGAAGTAGCTGTAACAGACAGTGGGACCAATGTACAACCCTTAGCCTCTTTGGACATAAACAATATTCCTGTTCCCAATACTTCCTTGGCAGAACAGGACACAATGAGTGTAAACCATCAAGTAACAAGCAACAATACAGGTGGAATTACCAATGACATTCCAATGCAGAACTCTAATTTCAACAGTATGGCTACAATGTCTACCATGCTGGCACATTGTTTCAGTGGCTTTCAACAAAGTTTGAATCATTTTAACCAGAATTTAAACAAAGGGACCAATACTGACAGCAGTGGATTCAACCTTCAGCAATGGTATAAAGCTCAAAGTTCTACAACTAATCACATGGATCAAGTTCCGAATATTCCCATATTTCAAACAGGATTACAACAGGATTTGATTTATCCGTCTCCAACCGTACAGCAGTTAGATGCCCGAGACTCATCTTCTCAACATGGATTTCAAGGAGTGCGCTCAGATTCTTTTTCAAATGTGGATATCATTTCTCCTATTCTTCAAAAACAGATCATTGAGG ATGGACCGTTTCCGCAGGCTGGCTCCAAATGCAGCACTTCAACCTCATCAGTGCCCACCCAGTTCAGAAGTAATGTGGTCCTGAACAAAATAGTTCATCAACTTTGGGATATTGCTATTGCAAGCAAAACAAGAAGTGCATATGAAACtggatttaaacattttgagaGATTTATGTTGctgaacaattttaaatttaattatctaCCACCTATTTCAGaagacattttgatttattttactgcatattgttttcattttttgaaactACAGTATTCTAccataaaattgtatttatgtggaataagatacaaatatttaaaaaataattgtaaggaTCCCTTAGAATCTGACAACAACACACCCTTAGATAGACTCTCCTACATTTTGAACTCTgtcaaaaaacttcaaaaaccaaataacaaGAAAAGATTACCTATCACTTTCGAAATTTTAGAGAAAATTATATTTCGTCTAAGGCAAGGTGTGTTTAccccttttattgatttaatgCTAGAAGCAGTATGTACTGTAGGTTTTTATGGCTTTATGAGATGTGGAGAATTTACTGTCTTGAAAGCCAACCAATTTGACCCAtctgttaatttatgtattggAGATATTATTTTGCATAAAGAtatgataattttgaaattgaaacagTCTAAAACAGACCCTTTCAGGAAAGGTGTAGATATTCAACTCCataaagtaaaaaatcaaatttgtccTTTTAAAATCTTAGTCAAATATTTACAAGTTAGAGAGAGTCTTAAACAAGGTCTCCCATCTGATCCACTTTTTATCTCACAAAATGCTTTGGCATTAGAAAGGaattatttcattaattgtATAAAACAAGTACTTAGTATATGTGGCTTCAATCCTGATCACTATAATGGTCATAGCCTACGCATAGGAGCTGCCACTACTGCAGGTAAAGCACATATTGAAGACCATTTGGTCAAAACACTAGGACGCTGGTCCTCTGATAGTTACTGCAGGTATATAAGAGTGTCATCTACTTCAATTAAATATGCACAAGAATTGTTAggaaaatattaa
- the LOC134701808 gene encoding uncharacterized protein LOC134701808 isoform X2 — protein sequence MSGRGKGVRTRRNRVTPYANSAISDRQWDLNNPSNWTSQKFREELDKKGIKTPSSLPKSVLKQLYIENSNTSGITTPQIQQNRTISDNDTSNLLSTEPEVAVTDSGTNVQPLASLDINNIPVPNTSLAEQDTMSVNHQVTSNNTGGITNDIPMQNSNFNSMATMSTMLAHCFSGFQQSLNHFNQNLNKGTNTDSSGFNLQQWYKAQSSTTNHMDQVPNIPIFQTGLQQDLIYPSPTVQQLDARDSSSQHGFQGVRSDSFSNVDIISPILQKQIIEVQNMYQDMKMK from the exons ATGTCTGGCAGAGGAAAAGGTGTTCGCACAAGAAGGAATAGAGTTACTCCATATGCAAATTCAGCTATTTCTGATAGACAATGGGATTTAAACAATCCATCCAACTGGACTTCACAAAAATTTCGAGAAGAATTGGACAAAAAAGGCATAAAAACTCCAAGTTCTTTACCCAAATCGGTATTAAAACAACTATATATCGAAAATTCTAACACAAGTGGGATTACTACACCACAAATTCAACAAAACAGGACTATTTCTGACAATGATACATCCAATCTGTTGAGTACAGAACCTGAAGTAGCTGTAACAGACAGTGGGACCAATGTACAACCCTTAGCCTCTTTGGACATAAACAATATTCCTGTTCCCAATACTTCCTTGGCAGAACAGGACACAATGAGTGTAAACCATCAAGTAACAAGCAACAATACAGGTGGAATTACCAATGACATTCCAATGCAGAACTCTAATTTCAACAGTATGGCTACAATGTCTACCATGCTGGCACATTGTTTCAGTGGCTTTCAACAAAGTTTGAATCATTTTAACCAGAATTTAAACAAAGGGACCAATACTGACAGCAGTGGATTCAACCTTCAGCAATGGTATAAAGCTCAAAGTTCTACAACTAATCACATGGATCAAGTTCCGAATATTCCCATATTTCAAACAGGATTACAACAGGATTTGATTTATCCGTCTCCAACCGTACAGCAGTTAGATGCCCGAGACTCATCTTCTCAACATGGATTTCAAGGAGTGCGCTCAGATTCTTTTTCAAATGTGGATATCATTTCTCCTATTCTTCAAAAACAGATCATTGAGG TGCAAAACATGTACCAggatatgaaaatgaaataa
- the LOC134701794 gene encoding uncharacterized protein LOC134701794, whose amino-acid sequence MQAAIAHLHSLSIQIHSYLDDSLLKEFCPIKLRVQTDLVINCFLSLGFLISWKKSEIIPSQDFVFLGEHFLTSVGLVLPPEEKFTKLCQKIHLFLTVQSVTARQFLQLLGLLNSLADVIPLGRLHIRPLQFYLHKLWIAASQEWEALIPITQPLFPHLQWWLVRENVMRGLCLSPQVPSLTLFTDASTLGLGAYLEGLTISGVWSPDLLEEHINVLEMKAVMFALNHFQMSLKNQSVILATDNTTVVAYLKNQGGTHSPSLYQIARDILLLCFQLQVHLVVRHIAGHLNILADTLSRSLAPVNPEWELLQVVFKAVTLHWGSPQIDLFATSLNHKLLTFVSPVPDPKSFAVDAMSLSWKGMFGYAFPPFSPQYFRK is encoded by the coding sequence ATGCAGGCAGCTATAGCTCATCTACATTCCCTGTCTATTCAGATTCATTCCTATCTGGACGATTCCCTTCTCAAGGAATTTTGCCCAATCAAATTGAGGGTTCAGACAGATTTGgtcatcaattgttttctgtcCCTAGGCTTCCTTATCTCTTGGAAAAAGTCAGAGATAATTCCGTCTCAAGACTTTGTTTTCCTGGGAGAACATTTCCTAACCAGTGTAGGCCTAGTCCTCCCACCAGAggagaaatttacaaaactatgtcagaaaatacatttattccTGACGGTTCAATCAGTCACAGCACGTCAATTCTTGCAACTTCTGGGTCTATTGAACTCTCTGGCAGATGTAATTCCATTGGGACGACTTCACATTCGTCCGCTTCAGTTTTATCTGCACAAGTTATGGATTGCAGCTTCACAAGAATGGGAAGCATTGATTCCAATCACTCAGCCTTTATTTCCACACCTTCAATGGTGGTTAGTACGGGAAAATGTAATGAGGGGCCTATGTCTGTCCCCTCAAGTTCCCAGTCTAACATTATTCACAGATGCCTCCACCCTCGGTTTGGGAGCATATCTGGAGGGGCTTACAATCTCGGGAGTCTGGAGTCCAGATCTTTTGGAAGAGCATATCAATGTATTGGAAATGAAAGCAGTTATGTTTGCACTGAATCATTTCCAAATGTCTCTAAAGAATCAGTCTGTCATTCTGGCCACGGACAACACAACAGTTGTAGCTTATCTCAAGAATCAGGGAGGAACTCATTCACCTTCTCTTTATCAGATAGCCAGAGACATTCTCCTTCTGTGTTTTCAACTCCAGGTTCATCTAGTGGTGAGACATATTGCGGGGCACCTCAATATTCTTGCCGACACTCTATCCAGATCCCTTGCTCCAGTAAACCCGGAGTGGGAACTACTTCAAGTAGTTTTCAAAGCTGTGACTCTTCATTGGGGGTCACCTCAGATAGATCTGTTTGCGACCAGTCTCAATCACAAACTTCTAACATTTGTGTCTCCGGTTCCAGATCCAAAATCTTTTGCGGTAGACGCAATGAGCCTATCTTGGAAAGGAATGTTCGGGTACGCCTTCCCTCCTTTCTCTCCCCAGTACTTCAGAAAATAG